In a single window of the Myxococcus guangdongensis genome:
- a CDS encoding class I adenylate-forming enzyme family protein: MSASATDSAPAWVLAHAQRTPTASAVDSPWTRLTYSQLAERMTALAGHLRSSGVSAGDKVLIALPLGSAGAVAGLAVQALGACAVELDRETGATSVDAILAQTGARHAFVFGQDARKWTGKPGLTHVYVIHATRPPERMLQALAPATCTWVQEDGAVDPEAKASPLDALPSTPSSAHASIVYTSGSTGTPRGVIQTFGNIAANTRSIVEYLGLSSRDRAHLVLPLHYCYGKSVLQTHLLVGGSVFLDPRFMYPQVVLEAMAEERSTGFAGVPLTFELLKRQAGAEALSKLRLRYATQAGGGMSPDTVQWTREALYPAELYVMYGQTEATARLSYLPPTRATEKAGSIGVAIPGVELRVVGEDGKALPTGETGHLVARGANVTPGYLGAPEETATILRDGWLWTGDLAWRDADGFIFLVGRAKEILKIGGHRVSPAELEHQLARHPSVREVAVVGVPDALGGEAACAVVVLQEGAAVEEDTLRRFCRESLPAHKVPRHVVFTDALPRGPSGKVLKAELRTQYSSIGSS; the protein is encoded by the coding sequence ATGAGCGCCAGCGCGACGGACTCCGCCCCCGCGTGGGTCTTGGCCCACGCGCAGCGCACCCCCACGGCCTCCGCGGTCGACTCGCCGTGGACACGGCTCACGTATTCACAGCTCGCGGAGCGGATGACGGCGCTCGCGGGACACCTGCGCTCCTCGGGCGTCTCCGCCGGAGACAAGGTCCTCATCGCCCTGCCCCTCGGCTCGGCGGGCGCGGTGGCCGGGCTCGCGGTGCAGGCATTGGGCGCGTGCGCGGTGGAGCTCGACCGTGAAACGGGCGCGACGTCCGTGGACGCCATCCTCGCGCAGACAGGCGCGCGACATGCCTTCGTCTTCGGTCAGGACGCGCGCAAGTGGACCGGCAAGCCGGGCCTGACGCACGTGTATGTGATTCACGCCACGCGCCCGCCGGAGCGGATGCTCCAGGCGCTCGCCCCCGCGACATGCACGTGGGTGCAGGAAGACGGCGCGGTGGACCCCGAGGCCAAGGCATCCCCCCTGGACGCCCTGCCCTCCACACCGTCCAGCGCACACGCGTCCATCGTCTACACGTCCGGCAGCACGGGCACGCCCCGAGGCGTCATCCAGACGTTTGGCAACATCGCCGCCAACACGCGCTCCATCGTCGAGTACCTGGGTCTCTCCTCACGAGACCGGGCGCACCTGGTCCTCCCGCTGCACTACTGCTACGGCAAGAGCGTCCTCCAGACGCATCTGCTCGTCGGCGGCTCGGTGTTCCTGGATCCGCGCTTCATGTATCCCCAGGTCGTGCTGGAAGCGATGGCCGAGGAGCGCAGCACGGGCTTCGCGGGCGTCCCACTCACCTTCGAGCTGCTCAAGCGGCAAGCCGGCGCGGAGGCCCTCTCCAAGCTGCGCCTGCGCTACGCCACCCAGGCCGGCGGCGGCATGTCCCCGGACACCGTCCAGTGGACACGCGAAGCCCTCTACCCCGCCGAGCTGTACGTCATGTACGGGCAGACCGAGGCCACGGCGCGACTGAGCTACCTGCCCCCGACACGGGCCACCGAGAAGGCAGGCTCCATCGGCGTGGCGATCCCCGGCGTGGAGCTGCGCGTCGTGGGCGAGGACGGCAAGGCGCTGCCCACGGGCGAGACAGGCCACCTGGTGGCACGCGGCGCCAACGTGACGCCGGGCTACCTGGGCGCCCCCGAGGAGACCGCGACCATCCTGCGCGACGGCTGGCTGTGGACGGGGGACCTGGCCTGGCGCGACGCGGATGGCTTCATCTTCCTGGTGGGGCGCGCGAAGGAGATCCTCAAGATTGGCGGCCACCGGGTGAGCCCCGCCGAGTTGGAGCATCAGCTCGCGCGGCACCCGTCGGTGCGAGAGGTGGCCGTCGTCGGAGTCCCGGACGCGCTGGGCGGCGAGGCGGCCTGCGCCGTGGTCGTGCTCCAGGAAGGGGCCGCGGTGGAGGAGGACACTCTGCGGCGCTTCTGCAGGGAATCGCTGCCGGCGCACAAGGTACCCCGGCACGTGGTGTTCACGGACGCGCTGCCGCGAGGGCCCAGTGGCAAGGTGCTCAAGGCGGAGCTGCGCACCCAATATTCATCCATCGGTTCGTCGTGA
- the asnB gene encoding asparagine synthase (glutamine-hydrolyzing), which yields MCGIAGFTYPAGGGAGAEAGERLRRMTASIRHRGPDAQRALVLNGVALGHTRLSIVDLEGGHQPMRDAATGLTVVFNGEIFNHVELREQLSGRYAFRTRSDTEVILAAFLAWGIDCVRRFEGQWAFALWDPRDATLWMSRDRVGICPLYYAELPGGQLAFGSEAKALFASGLVTPALDARGLKQTFQLWSPVAPRTSFEGVRLLPPAHSARFRAGVLETFRYWDLDFGVEPSMAGDARIQEELGEALERAVRLRLRADVPVAAYLSGGLDSSLLCALAQGQLGGTLRTFSVGFAHARFDEREHQAAVAGALRTEHRVVEMRDGDIGTLVPGVIFHAEQAMMRSAPAPFLRLSEWVRQNGIRVVLTGEGSDEMFLGYDLFKETKVRQFWARHPASKWRPLLLRRLYPTLSVSQQNVELLREFFGMGLDDPGSLGFSHLVRWANSGRITRFLAPDFAASVADEEPTASVLSTVPERVKGWRPLARAQYLEAKTLLSGYLLSAQGDRMLLGNAVEGRFPFLDTSVMELAARIPERMRLKGLDEKHVLKRYAKGRVPASILERSKFPYRAPIAGALVGPEAPAWARELLAPEAVAKVGVFDARKAERLVAKLRAPNAAESEADTMALFAIASTQLLAHHFLTPRAPPQADLDAVVLEAA from the coding sequence ATGTGTGGCATCGCGGGATTCACCTACCCGGCGGGAGGGGGCGCCGGGGCCGAGGCGGGCGAGCGACTGCGCCGGATGACGGCGAGCATCCGTCACCGGGGGCCGGACGCGCAGCGGGCGTTGGTGTTGAACGGGGTGGCCCTGGGCCACACGCGGCTGTCCATCGTCGACCTGGAGGGCGGTCACCAGCCGATGCGCGACGCGGCGACGGGGCTCACCGTCGTCTTCAACGGTGAAATCTTCAACCACGTGGAGCTGCGCGAGCAGCTCTCCGGGCGGTATGCGTTCCGCACGCGCTCGGACACGGAGGTCATCCTCGCGGCGTTCCTGGCGTGGGGCATCGACTGCGTGCGCCGGTTCGAGGGCCAGTGGGCCTTCGCGCTGTGGGACCCGAGGGACGCCACGCTGTGGATGTCGCGCGACAGGGTGGGCATCTGCCCGCTGTATTACGCAGAGCTTCCGGGTGGACAGCTCGCGTTCGGCTCGGAGGCCAAGGCGCTGTTCGCGAGCGGGCTGGTGACGCCGGCGCTGGACGCGCGGGGGCTGAAGCAGACGTTCCAGCTCTGGTCGCCGGTGGCGCCGCGCACGTCGTTCGAGGGGGTGCGGCTGTTGCCGCCCGCGCACTCGGCCCGGTTCCGCGCGGGGGTGCTGGAGACGTTCAGGTACTGGGATTTGGACTTCGGCGTGGAGCCGAGCATGGCCGGCGACGCGCGCATCCAGGAGGAGCTGGGCGAGGCGTTGGAGCGCGCGGTGCGGCTGCGGCTGCGCGCGGACGTGCCGGTGGCGGCGTACCTGTCGGGCGGGTTGGACTCGAGCCTGCTGTGCGCGCTGGCGCAGGGGCAGCTGGGTGGGACGCTGCGGACGTTCTCGGTGGGCTTCGCGCACGCGCGCTTCGACGAGCGCGAGCACCAGGCCGCGGTGGCCGGGGCGCTCCGCACGGAGCATCGCGTGGTGGAGATGCGCGACGGGGACATCGGCACGTTGGTGCCCGGCGTCATCTTCCACGCGGAGCAGGCGATGATGCGCTCGGCGCCCGCGCCGTTCCTGCGGCTGAGCGAGTGGGTGCGGCAGAACGGCATCCGCGTGGTGCTCACGGGGGAGGGCTCGGATGAGATGTTCCTGGGCTACGACCTCTTCAAGGAGACGAAGGTCCGGCAGTTCTGGGCGCGGCATCCGGCGTCGAAGTGGCGGCCGCTGTTGTTGCGGAGGCTCTACCCCACCCTGTCGGTGAGCCAGCAGAACGTGGAGTTGCTTCGCGAGTTCTTCGGCATGGGGCTGGACGACCCGGGCAGCCTGGGCTTCTCGCACCTGGTGCGTTGGGCGAACAGCGGGCGCATCACTCGCTTCCTCGCGCCGGACTTCGCCGCGAGCGTGGCGGACGAGGAGCCGACGGCGTCGGTGCTCTCGACGGTGCCCGAGCGCGTGAAGGGCTGGAGGCCGCTGGCGCGTGCGCAGTACCTGGAGGCGAAGACGCTCCTGTCGGGATACCTGCTGTCGGCGCAGGGAGACCGGATGCTGCTGGGCAACGCGGTGGAGGGCCGCTTCCCGTTCCTCGACACGTCGGTGATGGAGCTGGCGGCGCGCATCCCCGAGCGCATGCGGCTCAAGGGGCTGGACGAGAAGCACGTGCTCAAGCGCTACGCCAAGGGCCGCGTCCCCGCGTCCATCCTGGAGCGCAGCAAGTTCCCCTACCGCGCGCCCATCGCCGGAGCGTTGGTGGGACCGGAGGCCCCCGCGTGGGCGCGAGAGCTGCTTGCGCCCGAGGCCGTGGCGAAGGTGGGCGTGTTCGACGCGCGCAAGGCGGAGCGGCTCGTCGCCAAGCTGCGCGCGCCCAACGCGGCGGAGAGCGAGGCGGACACCATGGCCCTGTTCGCCATCGCGTCCACGCAGTTGCTCGCGCACCACTTCCTCACGCCGCGCGCGCCGCCTCAGGCGGACCTCGACGCCGTGGTGCTGGAGGCGGCATGA
- a CDS encoding acyl carrier protein has protein sequence MSIRERIRTFIVDTFFVDDFGDDDSFLRKGLIDSTGMMELVAFLESDLGIKLEDKELVPENLDSLTRVVAFVERKQNQRLPQAG, from the coding sequence GTGAGCATTCGTGAACGCATCCGTACCTTCATCGTCGACACGTTCTTCGTGGACGACTTCGGCGATGACGACTCCTTCCTGCGCAAGGGGCTCATCGACTCCACGGGGATGATGGAGCTGGTGGCGTTCCTGGAGTCGGACCTCGGCATCAAGCTGGAGGACAAGGAGCTGGTTCCGGAGAACCTGGACTCGCTGACGCGCGTGGTGGCGTTCGTCGAGCGCAAGCAGAACCAGCGCCTGCCGCAAGCAGGCTGA
- a CDS encoding acyltransferase: MTSRSPFVRIPGVVAQLEEMGRAARPRAERAVAMVRARWQFRAVQTLGRNVAAYGPVSVHNAGEMLLGDRLTFSGGMLPSSLVCHPGGRLAIGNETQFNYGVCLEAWRSVSVGARCMFASFVRVGDRDGLHTAPIIIEDDVWVAHGAIIMPGVRVGARSVVAAGSIVTQDVPPDTLAMGNPARNMSLELVARDTGS, encoded by the coding sequence ATGACGTCGCGGAGCCCATTCGTCCGGATTCCCGGAGTGGTCGCCCAGCTCGAGGAGATGGGCCGCGCGGCCCGGCCCCGCGCCGAACGCGCGGTGGCGATGGTGCGGGCGCGCTGGCAGTTCCGCGCCGTCCAGACGCTGGGCCGCAACGTGGCGGCCTACGGGCCGGTGAGCGTGCACAACGCGGGGGAGATGCTCCTCGGGGACCGGCTGACGTTCTCCGGCGGGATGCTGCCCAGCTCCCTCGTGTGCCACCCCGGGGGCCGGCTGGCCATCGGCAACGAGACGCAGTTCAACTACGGCGTGTGCCTGGAGGCCTGGCGCTCGGTGAGCGTGGGGGCCCGGTGCATGTTCGCGTCGTTCGTGCGCGTGGGGGACCGGGACGGGCTCCACACCGCGCCCATCATCATCGAGGACGATGTCTGGGTGGCGCACGGCGCCATCATCATGCCCGGCGTGCGCGTGGGAGCGCGCTCGGTGGTCGCCGCCGGGAGCATCGTCACCCAGGACGTGCCGCCGGACACGCTGGCCATGGGCAACCCCGCGCGCAACATGAGCCTGGAGCTGGTTGCCCGCGACACGGGCAGCTGA
- a CDS encoding acyltransferase, which produces MARLKLRRCQEIGDSPTVLGRVWVHGAGRVLVGNRVVLDGRLAPIELHAMSPDSVIVLGDDAHIEGGASLEALSSITVGRGARLGPFSKVMDNQHHPLRGNRHERPPSVPLVIEEGVTVGSRAILLPGAQLQKGCTVAPGTVVSRRIPAGVTVGGAPARVLRREVMG; this is translated from the coding sequence ATGGCGCGCCTGAAGCTGAGGCGCTGCCAGGAGATAGGGGACTCGCCCACGGTGCTGGGCCGGGTGTGGGTCCACGGCGCGGGCCGGGTGCTGGTGGGAAACCGAGTGGTGCTGGATGGACGGCTGGCGCCCATCGAGCTGCACGCCATGTCCCCGGACAGCGTCATCGTCCTGGGCGACGACGCCCACATCGAGGGCGGCGCGTCGCTGGAGGCGCTGAGCTCCATCACCGTGGGACGCGGCGCGCGGCTGGGGCCGTTCAGCAAGGTGATGGACAACCAACACCATCCGCTGAGGGGAAACCGCCATGAGCGGCCTCCGTCGGTGCCCCTGGTCATCGAGGAGGGCGTGACGGTGGGCAGTCGTGCCATCCTGTTGCCGGGCGCGCAGCTGCAGAAGGGCTGCACCGTGGCGCCCGGCACCGTCGTCTCGCGTCGGATTCCGGCGGGGGTGACGGTGGGGGGCGCGCCCGCCAGGGTGCTGCGCAGGGAGGTGATGGGATGA
- a CDS encoding ABC transporter permease, protein MDSLRQDFRYALRTLRHTPGFTLAAVVTLALAIGANTVLFSAIHAMLLKPLPFQAPEALVRLWCRQLDFQQASVAPPELLGWREHGRSFAQLAGFTRRDMSRTGADSAERVRAGRVTPNFFQTLGVTPTLGRDFRDEDAQPGNPPGSVVVSHAFWKKALGGAPAAVGGTVQLDGRTYTVAGVLPESFTFPEYSEDVDVWLPNWLNPEQHGNHYMSVIGRMAPGVTLEAATADLARVAQLIARPDAPGDKAHGVTTDLWQRYLTSSSRPVLWALWAAVGFVLLIACANVANLLLVRALARQRDGAIRAALGASRGRRIQQALAESVLLGLVGGLVGLLLVMWGMELVRALLPASMLRMTPVELSMPALLFSVALSLGAGLLFGLAPALHTSGTDVLPLLKQSGSAVGARANHPLRNGLVAVQLALALVLLVGTVLMVQTLRNMQAVDPGFDAQRVLHARLALPDLKYGGFDKQRGFFADYLERLRALPDVEAVGMVNDAPLGGSNSNGDFTLEGAPQDSNVRYVTEFRVASPGYFRALRVALREGRDFDGRDAQKGAPSVIVNEAFVRKYLGGGEALGRRIRLGWSDNEPFRDIVGVVADVRHNRLTEPAQPEAYLPYEQYPVPTMSILLRTSRDPSTLVAAVRQELKAVDAEQPAYDVAPLIDRMDRQVSRPLATARLLAAFAALAVVLAGVGVYGVMAYAVGQRTRELGIRLALGAHPRQVLGLVMRQGLMLTLLGVGVGLLAAFGCMRLLATLLYGVNANEPGVFLGVAAALGLVSLLATWIPALRASRVSPSVSLRAE, encoded by the coding sequence ATGGACTCGCTTCGTCAAGACTTCCGCTACGCGCTGCGCACGCTGAGACACACGCCGGGCTTCACCCTGGCCGCCGTGGTGACGCTCGCGCTGGCCATCGGCGCGAACACCGTCCTCTTCAGCGCCATCCACGCGATGCTGCTCAAGCCCCTGCCCTTCCAGGCGCCCGAGGCGCTCGTGCGGCTGTGGTGCAGGCAATTGGATTTCCAGCAGGCGTCGGTGGCGCCGCCGGAGCTGCTCGGCTGGCGGGAGCATGGCCGCTCCTTCGCGCAGCTCGCCGGCTTCACCCGTCGGGACATGAGCCGCACGGGCGCGGACTCCGCCGAGCGCGTCCGCGCGGGCCGCGTCACCCCCAACTTCTTCCAGACGCTCGGAGTAACCCCCACGCTGGGGCGGGACTTCCGGGACGAGGACGCCCAGCCGGGCAATCCCCCGGGCAGCGTGGTGGTGAGCCACGCCTTCTGGAAGAAGGCCCTCGGCGGAGCTCCGGCCGCGGTGGGCGGGACGGTGCAGTTGGATGGGCGCACGTACACGGTGGCGGGTGTGCTGCCGGAGAGCTTCACCTTCCCGGAATACTCCGAGGACGTCGACGTGTGGCTGCCCAACTGGCTCAACCCGGAGCAGCACGGCAACCACTACATGAGCGTCATCGGGCGGATGGCGCCGGGCGTCACGCTGGAGGCGGCGACGGCGGACCTGGCGCGGGTGGCCCAGCTCATCGCCCGGCCGGACGCCCCGGGCGACAAGGCCCACGGCGTGACGACGGACCTGTGGCAGCGCTACCTCACGTCCTCCTCGCGGCCGGTGCTGTGGGCGCTCTGGGCGGCGGTGGGCTTCGTGCTGCTCATCGCTTGCGCCAACGTGGCCAACCTCCTGCTGGTGCGCGCGCTGGCGCGGCAGCGGGACGGCGCCATCCGCGCGGCGCTCGGGGCCAGCCGGGGACGGCGCATCCAGCAGGCCCTGGCGGAGAGCGTGCTGCTCGGCCTCGTCGGTGGACTGGTGGGCCTCTTGCTCGTCATGTGGGGCATGGAGCTGGTGCGCGCGCTGCTGCCCGCCTCGATGTTGCGCATGACGCCGGTGGAGCTGAGCATGCCCGCGCTCCTGTTCAGCGTGGCGCTCTCGCTGGGCGCGGGGTTGCTCTTCGGCCTGGCGCCCGCGCTGCACACCTCCGGCACGGACGTGCTGCCGCTGCTCAAGCAGTCCGGGAGCGCGGTGGGCGCGCGCGCCAACCACCCGCTGCGCAACGGGCTGGTGGCCGTGCAGCTGGCCCTGGCGCTGGTGCTGCTGGTGGGCACGGTGCTGATGGTGCAGACGCTGCGCAACATGCAGGCGGTGGACCCGGGCTTCGACGCGCAGCGGGTGCTGCACGCGCGGCTGGCGCTGCCGGACCTCAAGTATGGCGGCTTCGACAAGCAGCGCGGCTTCTTCGCCGACTACCTCGAGCGGCTGCGCGCGCTGCCGGATGTGGAGGCCGTGGGCATGGTCAACGACGCGCCCCTGGGCGGCAGCAACTCCAACGGTGACTTCACGCTGGAGGGGGCACCCCAGGACTCGAACGTGCGCTACGTCACCGAGTTCCGGGTGGCCTCGCCGGGCTACTTCCGGGCCCTGCGCGTCGCGCTGCGCGAGGGGCGCGACTTCGACGGCCGCGACGCGCAGAAGGGCGCCCCCAGCGTCATCGTCAACGAGGCCTTCGTGCGCAAGTACCTCGGGGGTGGCGAGGCCCTGGGCCGCAGGATCCGCCTGGGCTGGAGCGACAACGAGCCCTTCCGCGACATCGTCGGCGTGGTGGCGGACGTGCGTCACAATCGCCTGACGGAGCCCGCCCAGCCGGAGGCCTACCTGCCCTACGAGCAGTACCCGGTGCCCACCATGTCCATCCTGCTGCGCACCTCGCGCGACCCGTCCACGCTGGTGGCCGCCGTGCGCCAGGAGCTCAAGGCCGTGGACGCCGAGCAGCCCGCGTATGACGTGGCCCCCCTCATCGACCGGATGGACCGGCAGGTGTCCCGGCCCCTGGCGACGGCGCGGCTGCTCGCGGCCTTCGCGGCGCTCGCGGTGGTGCTCGCGGGCGTGGGCGTCTATGGCGTCATGGCCTATGCGGTGGGCCAGCGCACCCGGGAGCTGGGAATCCGCCTGGCATTGGGCGCCCACCCCCGACAGGTGCTCGGGCTGGTGATGCGCCAGGGTCTGATGCTCACGCTCCTCGGCGTGGGGGTGGGCCTCCTGGCCGCCTTCGGCTGCATGCGACTGCTCGCGACGCTCCTCTATGGTGTGAATGCCAATGAGCCAGGCGTCTTCCTGGGAGTCGCGGCGGCGCTGGGACTGGTGTCGCTGTTGGCCACCTGGATTCCCGCGCTGCGCGCCAGCCGGGTGTCACCGTCCGTGTCACTGCGCGCGGAGTAG
- a CDS encoding mechanosensitive ion channel family protein has translation MLPFLQSNLSLAVGAILALVLLGTRASSQDVDLKRDLTGALRLMVMFLILRVAAWAMPATTPPGPMKALQVAWMLTFAFGVIRAGVGFGLKLMRLRSTSVATPKILRNVIDFLLYTLAAVPIVQTQLDLDLTGLVATSAVLSVVIGLALQETLGNLFAGLSLQLDKPFEVGDFVRIGEHVGRVAQVNWRSIRIMTFRRELVTLPNSMVAKEQLKTFNQDREPVGVDMQVRASYDTPPNVMKAALMDVAREIPQVLVDPAPITRTLAFDEQSVRYMLRFFVNDFSLADATMAEVHTRLWYRMRRDGIEPPVPHRVVRMREDADKPELPAHTVLRLLRAVDLFEPLSDTDLERLGQEVHVRRFGRDEHIIQEGDDGRTFYVLASGEVSVRAGKSQSEVTRLGQGGYFGEMSLLTGEKRAATIVALEDSLLLEVDRPTFARLFGEHPNLARQLSSILAQRRTQLRAVAQASGAAGDPIPAEVGRILGRLRQIFGLHGAHHE, from the coding sequence TTGCTGCCTTTCCTCCAGAGCAATCTGTCCCTGGCCGTCGGCGCGATATTGGCGCTGGTGCTGCTGGGAACCCGGGCCTCCAGCCAGGACGTGGACCTGAAGCGGGATCTCACCGGGGCCCTGCGGCTGATGGTGATGTTCCTCATCCTGCGCGTGGCGGCCTGGGCGATGCCCGCCACCACGCCGCCCGGGCCGATGAAGGCGCTGCAGGTCGCCTGGATGCTGACGTTCGCGTTCGGCGTCATCCGCGCGGGCGTGGGCTTCGGGCTGAAGCTGATGAGGCTGCGCTCGACGTCGGTGGCGACGCCGAAGATCCTCCGCAACGTCATCGACTTCCTGCTGTACACGCTCGCCGCGGTCCCCATCGTCCAGACGCAGCTGGACCTGGACCTGACGGGCCTGGTGGCCACGTCCGCGGTGCTGTCGGTGGTCATCGGTCTGGCGCTCCAGGAGACCCTGGGCAACCTCTTCGCGGGCCTGTCCCTGCAGTTGGACAAGCCCTTCGAGGTCGGCGACTTCGTGCGCATCGGCGAGCACGTGGGGCGCGTGGCGCAGGTCAACTGGCGCTCCATCCGCATCATGACGTTCCGCCGCGAGCTGGTGACGCTGCCCAACTCCATGGTGGCCAAGGAGCAGCTCAAGACGTTCAACCAGGACCGCGAGCCGGTGGGCGTGGACATGCAGGTGCGCGCCTCGTACGACACTCCGCCCAACGTGATGAAGGCGGCCCTGATGGACGTGGCGCGGGAGATTCCGCAGGTGCTGGTGGACCCGGCGCCCATCACCCGCACGCTCGCGTTCGACGAGCAGTCGGTGCGCTACATGCTGCGCTTCTTCGTGAACGACTTCTCGCTCGCGGACGCGACGATGGCGGAGGTGCACACGCGCCTGTGGTACCGGATGCGGCGCGACGGCATCGAGCCGCCCGTGCCCCACCGCGTGGTGCGCATGCGCGAGGACGCGGACAAGCCGGAGCTGCCCGCGCACACGGTGCTGCGCCTCTTGCGCGCGGTGGACCTGTTCGAACCCCTGTCGGACACGGACCTGGAGCGGCTGGGCCAGGAGGTCCACGTGCGCCGCTTCGGCCGCGACGAGCACATCATCCAGGAGGGTGATGACGGCCGGACGTTCTACGTGCTCGCCTCCGGCGAGGTCAGCGTGCGCGCCGGCAAGTCCCAGTCCGAGGTGACGCGGCTGGGCCAGGGCGGCTACTTCGGCGAGATGTCGCTGCTCACCGGCGAGAAGCGCGCCGCCACCATCGTGGCCCTGGAGGACTCGCTGCTGCTCGAGGTGGACCGGCCCACCTTCGCGCGCCTGTTCGGCGAGCACCCCAACCTGGCCCGGCAGCTGTCCTCCATCCTGGCGCAGCGGCGCACCCAGCTGCGGGCCGTGGCCCAGGCCAGCGGCGCCGCCGGGGACCCCATCCCCGCCGAGGTGGGCCGGATCCTCGGCCGCCTGCGCCAGATTTTCGGCCTGCACGGCGCCCACCACGAGTAG
- the holB gene encoding DNA polymerase III subunit delta' produces the protein MTLASVLGQPRAIDSLQAALRSGAVHHAYLFAGPEGVGKERAAVGLAQALTCPEQPDVGCGTCASCTRVARGLHPDVTWVMPDDERVSRGLAGRSDFTGTPSRDLRVEQIRQLQERLALRGLESRRKVAILVSAQAMNVQAQNAFLKTLEEPPSDTTLVLVASAMDKLLPTIRSRCSKVHFGPLPVELVAERVRTERKLDADTAQLAAIMAGGSLGRALSLDVEALARRKDVVTAFESLRGDNAVGLLRFADEHGGSREDAEATLELLTLWTRDVALAKVGREDSLANRDLRALAVEVGARLSDAWLHRRHALLDGARAAVARNGAPRLQLERMLIDLFTETSR, from the coding sequence ATGACCCTCGCATCGGTGCTGGGACAGCCCCGCGCGATTGATTCACTTCAGGCGGCACTTCGCTCTGGCGCGGTGCACCACGCGTATCTCTTCGCGGGGCCGGAGGGCGTGGGCAAGGAGCGAGCAGCCGTGGGCCTGGCCCAGGCGCTCACCTGCCCCGAGCAGCCGGACGTGGGCTGCGGCACCTGCGCCAGCTGCACGCGCGTGGCGCGCGGCCTCCACCCCGACGTCACCTGGGTGATGCCCGACGATGAGCGCGTGTCGCGAGGCCTCGCGGGGCGCTCGGACTTCACGGGCACGCCGAGCCGGGATCTGCGCGTGGAGCAGATCCGCCAGCTGCAGGAGCGGCTGGCCCTGCGCGGGCTGGAGTCGCGCCGCAAGGTGGCCATCCTCGTCTCCGCGCAGGCGATGAACGTGCAGGCGCAGAACGCGTTCCTCAAGACGCTGGAGGAGCCGCCGTCGGACACCACGCTGGTGCTGGTGGCCAGCGCCATGGACAAGCTGCTGCCCACCATCCGCAGCCGGTGCAGCAAGGTGCACTTCGGCCCGCTGCCGGTGGAGCTGGTCGCCGAGCGCGTGCGCACCGAGCGCAAGCTGGACGCGGACACCGCGCAGCTGGCGGCCATCATGGCCGGAGGCAGCCTGGGCCGCGCGCTGTCGCTGGACGTGGAGGCGCTGGCCCGCCGCAAGGACGTGGTGACGGCCTTCGAGAGCCTGCGCGGCGACAACGCGGTGGGGCTCTTGCGCTTCGCGGACGAGCACGGCGGCTCGCGCGAGGACGCGGAGGCGACGCTGGAGCTGTTGACGCTCTGGACGCGCGACGTGGCCCTGGCCAAGGTCGGCCGCGAGGACTCGCTGGCGAACCGCGACCTGCGTGCGCTGGCGGTGGAGGTGGGCGCGCGGCTGTCCGATGCGTGGCTGCACCGTCGCCATGCGCTGCTCGACGGCGCGCGCGCGGCGGTGGCCCGCAACGGCGCGCCCCGGCTGCAGTTGGAGCGGATGCTCATCGACCTGTTCACGGAGACGTCCCGATGA